The Polaribacter sp. MED152 region ATCTAAAACCTTAAAAATTACAAACAAAATTAATGCAACAATTAAAATTTTAAATGGCTTTTTTTTACCCATGATTTTTGGTTAATTAATCGTTTTAAAATATACTGCAAAAAAATGAATTGAAAAGCCAATTCTTAACTAAACAAAAAAATGAGTTTTCAAAAGTCATATTTTATTTAAGATTGGTACTTTTACGCAAAATCTAAGCATTGATTCTTAATACTAAAAAATTTACTAAAGAGTTTCTAAAGTCGCTTCTTAAGCTAATAATAGCAGGAGTTTTTATAGGTATACTTAAAAAATACGATGAATTAATTGCGTGTATTTTAATTTTAAAAATTATTCATAATATCTATATAGAAATAGTATTACCAAAACAAAATAAGAATTGGATATTACTAATTGGTATGCTTTTAACTGGTTTTGGAGGTATTGTAGGCGAAACTTGGGGTGTTGTAAATGGTTATTGGGAATATCATGTGGTTACTAAAGCTATACCTTTATGGGTTCCCTTTGCATGGATGCTGGCCTTTCATTTCTTGTACAAACTAGAACGAAATTTAATTCCACTTTTAGAAGATCAATCACAGAAAAATAAAATTATTTTGGCAATAATTTTAGCTTTAATTTTACCTGCTTTTGGTGAAGTAGTTACTATTTATTTAGGAGTTTGGACCTATTATTGGCCTTATCAAATACTTGGTGTGCCTTTGTATGCTTTTTTATGCTTATTGTTTGTGCATATGCTAGTATATGTAATATTACATTTTATTTGCAAGAGATATAAAATTAATGATATCGTTTATCATTAAAATCTCCAACAAACAATTCGTGTAACCTTATTTCCTTGTTGCATTGGTATTGTTTTAAATTCTGTAACTCCCAATTTTTGAGAGGAAGCTTTTAAACTTTCTACATTTTCTTTTTTAGAAACCAAACTTGTAAACCATTTGCTCTTTTTTGGTTGCAAAGAACTTTCATATAAATAGGTATGTAAAAATGCTTTTTCACCTCCAACATACCAAAGTTCGTTATTATTACCAGAAAAATTACGAACAGCGTTATTTCCTAAATTTCTACTTTTTCGTTTGTTAGCTCCTTGAGCTTCTTCTGCAGATTTGTAGAACGGAGGATTACACATGGTTGCTGAAAAGGAATCATCATCTTCTAAAATATCTTTAAGAATATGCTCTTCTTTAAATTGTTGACGTAATTCTATGTTATCAGTAAAATTATTATCATCAATATTATCTTGAGCAGTATCTAAAGCATCTAAATCTATATCTGTAGCAACAAAACTCCAGTTGTATTCTGCAACTCCTAATAAAGGATAAATACAGGTTGCACCAGTACCAATATCTAAAATCTTAATATTCTTTTCATTGCCCAACAAATCACTTAAATGATGAATATAATCCAATCTTCCTGGTATTGGAGGACATAAATTTTCATCTGGAAAATCCCAAACAGAGATGTTTTTGTAAGTAAACAACAAAGCTTTGTTGAGTTCTTTTACAGCCTGTGGATTTGAAAAGTCGATAGTTATTGAATTGTATTTATTGGTGATAATAAATTCTTCTAAAATTGGATTTTGTTTTACCAAAACATCAAAATCATATCCTTTATTAAATCTATTGTCTGGATGAAGGCCTTTATTTTTCATTAAATTTCTAAGATTGTAAATTCTAAATGCAAAGGGTTTAATTCCTCTTTTAAAATGGTTAAAAATCTAGACCCAAATTCTAAATAATAGTTCGAAAAATTTCGTTGACGCTCTTCTAAAGATTCGTTTGGTAATATCTCATTTTGCAATAGCGTAATTCTATCTACCAAATCTTTCTGTCTGCGTTTTTCTGCTCTGAGTAAACGTTTCTCAAGGTTTTCTAAACCTTTAACTTGCTTTCTTTCCTGAGCATTTACGGCATTTAAAAAAGTAACATCCGTTTTTTTGGCAACTTCTTTTAAATCTTTAAATTGATTTTTTAAGTATTCAATTTTATCAGAGAAATCAGTTTCAATATCAGTATTTGCTACTACTTTTGCTGAAATTAAATCAAACTGATTTAAGAAAATTTCCTTTTTAGAAATATTCAATTTTTCTAATTTACCTGCTTGTTTTTCCGAAATAACCTGCACAGAATTTCTTAATAATAAAATTGGAAAAGGTATATGTACTTCATTAAAATACCCTTTTAACTCTAGCCAATAAGCCAATTCTCCTCCTCCACCAATATAACATAGATTGGGTAAAATTACTTCTTGATATAAAGGTCTCATAATTACGTTAGGAGAAAATGCTAAAGGATTTCTCTCTACCTCCAACAAAATTTCCTCTTTTGTAAAAGAGTATTCTGTGTTAAGTACCTTAAAAAGTTCATCTTCAAATATAATGCGCTCCCTAAAACCTTCCCCTAAATAAAACAGATTTATTTCTCTAGGATTAACCTGAATTTTATAGTTTTTTTCTAATTCATGAATTGATTTAGAAACGGCTTTAAATGATGATTCTTGTTGAAACTCTTGCTTTACAAATGGTGCAAATAAGGTTTTTAGTTGTGCATCATCTCCATCAACAATAACCAAACCATAAGCTTTAAAGATTTCATTAGCTATAAAACGAGTGGCATCAGCTAAATTATTATGTTCTAAATATCCTTTCGTAAATAAACTTTTTAAATAAATGGCATTTTTAGAATTACCTAAATGCTCAGAAAAAACATCAAAAACGTCTTTTAAACCTTCAGTAGAAAACCTGCCTACTGCTCCACCATCTTTTCTATTCCAAGCTACTTTTTTACCATCAAAATTAAAATAATTAATTTCTTCAAAATCATGGTCTTCTGTAGCCATCCAATAAATAGGAACAAAATTTTTATCAGGAAATTCTTCAGACAGCTGTTCACATAAGTTTATGGTAGAAAATATTTTATATAAGAAATATAAAGGCCCTGTAAATAGGTTTAATTGATGACCTGTGGTTATTGTAAAAGTGTTCTCCTCTTTCAGTAATTCTATATTCGATTTCGTTTCTTCAGAAACCTGAAACATATCATATTGTTCAGTTAATGCTGAAGCTAAAACCTTTCTGTTTTCTACTGGAAATGAGTTTTCTTTTTCTACTAATTGTTTCCTAAATCCTTCTAAATCAGGAAAATTATTATAAAATGGTTTAAGATTTTCATTTTGCTCTAAATAATGATGCATTATTTCTGAAAAAAAGCCGGTTTCTTGAAAAGGAATGTGTGTTACTTTCATAATTAATAACGCCTTTTATTGCAACACTCAGAATCTAAAATAGAAATCATATAGTTTGGTTAAATTTTCGATAAAAATACAACTATTTTAAGCGATGTTAAAAATTGTAAAACGCTCTAACATATTTTTAACTTCATCAGGAAAAGGTCACTACAATTAGTAAATTATATTGCTTACATTTGGAGAAATTCAAATTTAAATTCATGAAAATTAAGGCGTTTTTCTTTTTATTTTTAATCTCATCAATTTCAGTTTTTGCACAATCAGTAAAATCTCCAGCAGAATACTTAGGTTATGAAATTGGTAGTAGATTTACAAGACATCATCAAG contains the following coding sequences:
- the rlmF gene encoding 23S rRNA (adenine(1618)-N(6))-methyltransferase RlmF; its protein translation is MKNKGLHPDNRFNKGYDFDVLVKQNPILEEFIITNKYNSITIDFSNPQAVKELNKALLFTYKNISVWDFPDENLCPPIPGRLDYIHHLSDLLGNEKNIKILDIGTGATCIYPLLGVAEYNWSFVATDIDLDALDTAQDNIDDNNFTDNIELRQQFKEEHILKDILEDDDSFSATMCNPPFYKSAEEAQGANKRKSRNLGNNAVRNFSGNNNELWYVGGEKAFLHTYLYESSLQPKKSKWFTSLVSKKENVESLKASSQKLGVTEFKTIPMQQGNKVTRIVCWRF
- the bshC gene encoding bacillithiol biosynthesis cysteine-adding enzyme BshC translates to MKVTHIPFQETGFFSEIMHHYLEQNENLKPFYNNFPDLEGFRKQLVEKENSFPVENRKVLASALTEQYDMFQVSEETKSNIELLKEENTFTITTGHQLNLFTGPLYFLYKIFSTINLCEQLSEEFPDKNFVPIYWMATEDHDFEEINYFNFDGKKVAWNRKDGGAVGRFSTEGLKDVFDVFSEHLGNSKNAIYLKSLFTKGYLEHNNLADATRFIANEIFKAYGLVIVDGDDAQLKTLFAPFVKQEFQQESSFKAVSKSIHELEKNYKIQVNPREINLFYLGEGFRERIIFEDELFKVLNTEYSFTKEEILLEVERNPLAFSPNVIMRPLYQEVILPNLCYIGGGGELAYWLELKGYFNEVHIPFPILLLRNSVQVISEKQAGKLEKLNISKKEIFLNQFDLISAKVVANTDIETDFSDKIEYLKNQFKDLKEVAKKTDVTFLNAVNAQERKQVKGLENLEKRLLRAEKRRQKDLVDRITLLQNEILPNESLEERQRNFSNYYLEFGSRFLTILKEELNPLHLEFTILEI